In Lycium ferocissimum isolate CSIRO_LF1 chromosome 11, AGI_CSIRO_Lferr_CH_V1, whole genome shotgun sequence, a single genomic region encodes these proteins:
- the LOC132036116 gene encoding bZIP transcription factor 11-like, which produces MLSTIPATILSSDGLFPNTLPSFSDDFTSWDYFEPAFTSFEQGVESVFLAMQSPAPEPVTPHDSGSGSDKSKPDSPNSSFGSDEPNLNNNDCLNAGSDDLTINERKRKRMISNRDSARRSRMRKQKHLENMRSQANQLKVENRDLSNRVHLVTGHCQLVQRNNEMLRTESILLQQRLENIRQILLARQLQQQLYNSSAWPCNMNYVEQRPQMIFNQPIINHH; this is translated from the coding sequence ATGTTGTCCACTATTCCGGCCACTATTCTGTCCTCCGACGGACTTTTTCCGAacacccttccttctttttccgATGATTTCACTTCATGGGATTATTTTGAACCGGCTTTTACCTCCTTTGAACAAGGGGTAGAATCGGTATTTTTAGCCATGCAATCCCCAGCCCCTGAACCTGTAACTCCACATGACTCCGGTTCAGGCTCTGACAAATCTAAACCCGATTCTCCTAATTCTAGCTTCGGTTCTGACGAACCGAACCTGAATAACAATGATTGCCTGAATGCCGGCTCTGATGACTTGACTATAAACGAGAGAAAGCGAAAGCGTATGATTTCGAACCGCGACTCAGCCAGGCGGTCCCGCATGCGGAAGCAAAAACACTTGGAGAACATGAGGAGCCAAGCGAACCAGCTTAAAGTCGAAAACCGGGATTTATCGAACCGGGTTCACTTAGTAACCGGCCATTGCCAACTTGTTCAGAGAAACAACGAGATGCTAAGAACCGAATCGATTTTACTCCAACAGAGACTCGAGAATATACGTCAAATTTTACTAGCACGGCAACTTCAGCAACAATTGTACAATTCCTCTGCATGGCCATGCAATATGAATTACGTGGAACAAAGACCACAAATGATCTTTAATCAACCTAtaataaatcatcattaa